Genomic segment of Candidatus Methylomirabilota bacterium:
GCGGAGCGCCTGGGCGAGGGTCTTGACGTTGTAGTCGAGCCAGTCGAGGTAGGTCTCGGCGCCCTTCACGGCGCCCACGCCGGGCGCGAGCAGCACGACCTTGGCGCCCGCGTCGGCCGCCAGGCGGTCGGCCAGCTTCCGGTCGCCCCACGGCTCCAGGATGAGCACCTTCACCCCGTCGGCCTTCATCTGACGGATGAGCCGCGCCAGGTGCTCCGGCGAGGGCGGGATGCCGGGGCGCTCTTCCACCGTGCCCGCCATGGCGAGCCCGAAGCGGGTCAGGAAGTAGAGCCAGAGATTGTGGTTGACCACGACCCTGGCGCCCTTGAACGGCGCCAGCGTGTCGGTCCAGCGCCCCAGCGCGGTGTCGAGGCGGCCCAGGAATTCCTGGCGTCGCTGCTCGAAGGTCGCCCGCTCGGCCGGGGCCACCCGGGCCAGCCCCTCGACGATGTTCGCCGTGATGACGGGCGCCAGTCCCGGATCCAGGGTGTAGTGCGGGTTCCCGGTGGGGTGGACGTCGCCCATCGAGCGGTCGACGCGCCCGGTCGGCACTTCCAGAACCGAAATGCCGCGGGAGGCATCGACCCGGCCGGGGCCACCCGGCACCAGCAGGGGGTTGTTCGCGCCCTGGATCGACACCTCGGC
This window contains:
- a CDS encoding metal ABC transporter substrate-binding protein, translating into MRPRLRVIGSTAIILASLALGRADGAAKIRVVTSIPDLKALTEVVGGDLVEVDALARSNQNPHDLEVRPSQMVKLRRADLFVMNGLELDGWAEVSIQGANNPLLVPGGPGRVDASRGISVLEVPTGRVDRSMGDVHPTGNPHYTLDPGLAPVITANIVEGLARVAPAERATFEQRRQEFLGRLDTALGRWTDTLAPFKGARVVVNHNLWLYFLTRFGLAMAGTVEERPGIPPSPEHLARLIRQMKADGVKVLILEPWGDRKLADRLAADAGAKVVLLAPGVGAVKGAETYLDWLDYNVKTLAQALR